From the Pomacea canaliculata isolate SZHN2017 linkage group LG4, ASM307304v1, whole genome shotgun sequence genome, one window contains:
- the LOC112561558 gene encoding galactoside 2-alpha-L-fucosyltransferase 2-like: MGRLGNVLFQYSSLLGLAHANNMSFYLNDKLGILQEILLNPPVYENEVLFRSHCRSTVIIRNEKDCAFDSRLMYLNQLLDVSVNGYLQSWKYFRSVEQEVRLALRFKDWILLKAERFVQGVRRKLPGRTLVGVHVRRTDHNEPEVGRMAASAEYLHNSMTYFRRRFSPLTFVLASDDLDWCRNSLRTQNNSSDVIFLNMHEPAVDMQILGLMDHMIITVGTFGWWAGFFSTAG; this comes from the coding sequence ATGGGTCGCCTAGGCAACGTCCTCTTTCAGTACTCTTCCTTACTGGGGCTTGCCCACGCCAACAACATGAGCTTCTACTTGAACGACAAGTTGGGAATACTCCAGGAAATACTCCTCAACCCCCCTGTCTACGAGAACGAGGTCCTTTTCCGGTCACACTGTCGTAGCACTGTCATCATCCGCAACGAGAAGGATTGCGCTTTTGACAGCCGGCTGATGTACCTCAATCAGCTACTGGACGTCAGTGTCAACGGCTACTTGCAATCGTGGAAGTACTTCAGAAGTGTCGAACAGGAAGTGAGATTAGCTCTACGGTTCAAAGACTGGATCCTGCTCAAGGCCGAGCGCTTCGTGCAGGGTGTGAGGCGGAAGCTACCCGGCAGGACACTGGTCGGGGTACACGTGCGCAGAACGGACCACAACGAACCCGAGGTCGGACGGATGGCAGCCTCCGCCGAGTACCTCCATAACAGTATGACGTACTTCCGGCGCAGGTTCTCGCCCCTGACGTTCGTTCTGGCCAGCGACGACCTGGACTGGTGTCGCAACAGTCTTCGCACGCAGAACAACTCTAGTGACGTCATCTTTCTCAACATGCACGAGCCAGCCGTCGATATGCAGATTTTGGGCTTGATGGACCACATGATCATTACTGTGGGGACATTTGGGTGGTGGGCGGGCTTTTTTTCAACAGCGGGTTGA